In Aspergillus flavus chromosome 3, complete sequence, one genomic interval encodes:
- a CDS encoding putative succinyl-CoA synthetase beta subunit — MLYTTLVSFWSGDDWIPGGLSEPLFNAKGTSGAPSVMKAQILAGGRGKGKYNSDGKGGVRIVDSPDEAFENASNMLGYSLVTKQTPPDGLPVNKLYIYKSVDIAQEFYVAITFDRARYKPVLLMSDDGGVNIESNVNQLQRFWFNLSTGITPEIAAYIEAQFGFSDDDMGMVTHILRQLVKLFREKDATLLELNPFVRTTEGSLICIDAKFNFDDSAKFRQPELVSLVEHSAEEKDEYEASQLGLSYIRLDGNIGVIVNGAGLAMATNDLVTLYGGNCANFLDIGGGATKETLSKAFSILQGDSRTKALFINIYGGRKRTRAARFTGSLVPRVIFIHVK; from the exons ATGTTGTATACAACATTGGTGAGTTTCTGGTCAGGCGATGATTGGATACCGGGAGGGCTATCTGAACCATTGTTCAATGCTAAAGGTACATCAGGTGCACCATCAGTCATGAAGGCGCAAATACTTGCGGGCGGGCGAGGTAAGGGCAAGTACAACAGCGATGGAAAAGGTGGCGTTCGCATTGTCGACTC ACCGGACGAGGCTTTCGAAAATGCATCAAATATGCTCGGTTATTCTCTCGTCACGAAGCAAACACCACCCGACGGTCTTCCAGTAAACAAACTATACATCTACAAATCGGTCGATATTGCCCAAGAGTTCTACGTGGCTATTACCTTCGATCGCGCACGGTACAAGCCTGTTCTCCTAATGTCTGATGATGGTGGCGTCAATATTGAGTCGAACGTAAATCAGCTCCAGCGGTTTTGGTTCAACCTCTCTACTGGAATCACTCCTGAGATTGCAGCTTATATTGAAGCACAATTTGGGTTTTCGGACGACGACATGGGTATGGTCACACATATCTTGCGTCAGCTAGTAAAGCTATTCCGGGAGAAAGACGCTACTCTTCTTGAACTGAACCCTTTCGTGCGTACAACGGAAGGGTCTTTGATTTGTATAGATGCGAAGTTCAACTTTGATGACTCGGCGAAGTTTCGACAGCCTGAGCTGGTTAGTCTCGTGGAACACTCGGCGGAGGAGAAAGATGAATACGAAGCTTCCCAGCTGGGTCTTTCCTACATCCGGCTGGACGGGAATATTGGTGTTATTGTCAATGGTGCTGGTTTAGCCATGGCGACCAATGACTTAGTTACCTTGTACGGCGGGAACTGTGCGAACTTCCTGGATATTGGTGGAGGTGCGACAAAAGAGACATTGTCAAAGGCATTTTCAATTCTACAGGGCGATTCCCGCACAAAGGCGCTGTTCATCAATATATATGGCG gaagaaagaggacaCGAGCAGCGCGGTTCACGGGCAGCCTGGTGCCAAGAGTAATATTTATACATGTCAAATGA
- a CDS encoding branched chain alpha-keto acid dehydrogenase E1, beta subunit (2-oxoisovalerate dehydrogenase subunit beta), with protein MASLRLPRLIRPSGRRLYSGAASPSSRLNLPIDYKTTPLLHHTSSTLSESLELPGSTTSKSMNLYQAINSALRTALAKSEKVMLFGEDVAFGGVFRCSMDLQTEFGSERVFNTPLTEQGIVGFAIGAAAQGMKPVAEIQFADYVFPAFDQIVNEAAKFRYREGATGVHAGGMVVRMPCGAVGHGALYHSQSPEALFAHVPGVQVVVPRSPSQAKGLLLASIFEHNNPVIFMEPKCLYRAAVEHVPNEYYTIPLSKAEILKPGNDVTLISYGQPLYLCSAAIAAAEKALGVSVELIDLRTIYPWDRQTVLDSVKKTGRAIVVHESMINYGVGAEVAATIQDQAFLRLEAPVKRVAGWSTHTGLQYEKFILPDVARIYDAIKQSIEY; from the exons ATGGCGTCCCTCCGCCTACCCCGACTAATACGCCCATCCGGTCGTCGACTATACTCGGGCGCGGCATCGCCATCGTCACGACTGAACCTGCCCATCGACTACAAAACCACTCCGCTCCTTCATCACACATCCTCCACTCTCTCCGAAAGCTTAGAACTTCCTGGCTCCACCACCTCGAAATCCATGAACCTCTACCAAGCCATCAATTCCGCCCTACGCACTGCACTCGCAAAGTCGGAGAAGGTGATGCTCTTTGGCGAAGATGTCGCCTTCGGAGGTGTCTTTCGCTGCTCGATGGATCTACAAACGGAATTCGGGTCAGAACGTGTTTTCAACACCCCATTGACAGAACAAGGGATCGTGGGATTTGCCATTGGGGCCGCAGCACAGGGTATGAAGCCGGTCGCGGAGATCCAGTTCGCGGATTATGTCTTCCCAGCTTTCGACCAGATTGTCAACGAAGCCGCAAAATTCAGATATCGTGAAGGTGCCACGGGAGTACATGCTGGTGGCATGGTTGTGCGCATGCCATGTGGTGCAGTTGGACACGGCGCTTT ATACCATTCACAATCCCCCGAGGCGCTTTTCGCACACGTCCCGGGTGTCCAGGTTGTTGTTCCACGTTCTCCATCTCAAGCGAAGGGCCTCCTCCTAGCTTCTATTTTCGAGCATAATAACCCCGTCATCTTCATGGAGCCGAAATGCTTGTACCGCGCGGCGGTGGAGCATGTCCCGAATGAGTATTACACGATTCCGCTCAGTAAGGCGGAGATTCTGAAGCCGGGAAATGATGTCACCCTTATCTCCTACGGCCAGCCGCTCTATCTGTGCTCCGCAGCTATTGCCGCCGCGGAGAAGGCCCTCGGTGTCAGTGTGGAGCTGATTGATCTGCGCACTATCTACCCGTGGGATCGGCAAACGGTCCTCGATAGCGTGAAGAAGACCGGCAGAGCGATCGTGGTGCACGAGAGCATGATCAACTATGGAGTCGGTGCCGAGGTGGCTGCTACTATTCAGGACCAGGCGTTCTTGCGGTTGGAGGCACCCGTCAAGCGTGTAGCAGGATGGAGTACACATACAGGACTTCAATATGAGAAGTTCATCCTGCCTGATGTTGCTC GGATATATGACGCCATCAAGCAGAGCATTGAGTACTAA
- a CDS encoding uncharacterized protein (expressed protein) — protein MPPKSPFSTTNHPRCLLPYHVVHVYIDFVVSQIKCDRQFPCANCIDARVDCRRDRPKKSRGPKRSRMLSLSGRIAALESSVAALPSSQGLSPHVATGLPGKETTENDSGNTSHDRRQSESIERRSPNSLNSNARDGLTQQTSEGTRFLQRELESNPSLGTNRSSVLREAIDFVSRLSDTSKPFFATDSFETSEMRGDHEVQGFPPELLYLMTMNTEPNTMKQSFWPDHVSFQTLEGMCLSLIEGKEDQHTLTCYRVCVYMKAATLLCRLPKKDRSVPLRRRLEQSKKQYEHEVHKALSELDFLAPPSLVLLQAFLSGALFMQIQGDMSRSWTLTAFASRTLVSLNYHTIDTHLPFDGTKQDIYGALYTCYYLDKMLSVLLLRPPSLPKLRVKPADLVHLDPQLPLSASLKTMVEFAQIQEGVLDILLSHRDKNDQSVVIDKLLRDTYDIHTTIEKRQHQLPFRETTYEWVAIEFGYYALLTSVLHLNKRVAQNRSSQEDCLRASRQSLIRLRRMQDEIWMDANFLDEYPYFLTWTLLFYPLHPFFVLFCNVVCSANLDDYTLMAAVTKGISRFGEKHPSIAQVHKLFSAFLRLVGPLIHNRPRPALSQPSLEISSMMAQHPPATMHNSFGSNFAQESGANLQDRSIVGQDAQVNLDNELMWDLLDSQPWLGWIRSDALTDLPTSNLPF, from the exons ATGCCCCCAAAGAGTCCTTTTTCAACCACGAACCATCCTCGCTGTCTTCTGCCGTATCATGTCGTTCACGTATATATTGACTTCGTAGTCTCCCAGATCAAATGTGATCGGCAGTTCCCATGTGCCAATTGCATCGATGCCCGCGTAGATTGCCGCAGAGATCGACCCAAGAAGAGTAGGGGCCCAAAAAGATCTCG CATGCTCTCTTTGTCTGGAAGAATTGCCGCGCTTGAGTCATCAGTCGCCGCGTTGCCGTCTAGTCAAGGCTTAAGTCCTCACGTAGCGACCGGATTACCTGGCAAGGAAACGACTGAGAACGACAGTGGTAATACTTCTCATGATAGGCGGCAAAGCGAAAGTATCGAGAGGCGATCGCCGAACTCATTGAACAGTAACGCCAGAGATGGCTTGACCCAGCAAACCTCAGAAGGCACTCGATTTCTGCAACGAGAGCTTGAGTCAAATCCATCGCTGGGGACAAATAGATCTAGTGTGTTGAGGGAGGCAATTGACTTTGTTAGTCGACTTTCTGACACGTCGAAGCCGTTCTTTGCAACCGACTCTTTCGAAACGTCGGAAATGCGAGGCGATCATGAAGTACAAGGGTTTCCGCCAGAACTGCTGTATCTGATGACGATGA ATACTGAGCCGAACACTATGAAACAGTCGTTCTGGCCTGACCATGTTTCCTTCCAGACCTTGGAAGGAATGTGTCTGTCCCTTATAGAAGGCAAAGAGGACCAACACACGCTTACTTGTTACCGCGTCTGTGTCTATATGAAGGCTGCCACGTTGCTTTGCCGACTACCAAAGAAAGATCGGAGTGTGCCACTCCGAAGACGACTCGAACAAAGTAAGAAGCAATATGAACACGAAGTACATAAGGCACTTTCCGAACTAGACTTTCTTGCTCCTCCAAGTTTGGTTCTCTTGCAAGCGTTTTTGTCTGGG GCACTATTCATGCAGATTCAAGGTGACATGTCTCGGAGCTGGACATTGACAGCGTTTGCCTCTAGAACCTTAGTATCTTTGAATTACCACACGATTGACACCCATTTGCCGTTTGACGGAACAAAGCAGGACATATATGGGGCACTTTATACGTGTTACTATCTTGACAAAATGCTCAGTGTGCTTCTTCTGAGACCACCTTCACTTCCAAAACTGAGGGTAAAACCAGCAGACCTAGTGCATTTGGATCCTCAGCTTCCTCTCAGCGCTAGTCTCAAAACCATGGTCGAGTTTGCACAAATCCAGGAGGGCGTTCTCGATATACTCCTCAGCCACAGGGATAAGAACGATCAATCCGTCGTCATTGATAAGCTTCTACGGGATACATATGATATCCATACGACAATTGAAAAG CGTCAACATCAATTACCTTTCAGGGAAACGACTTACGAATGGGTAGCCATCGAATTTGGCTATTACGCACTACTCACTAGTGTTTTGCACTTGAACAAGCGCGTCGCCCAAAATCGATCAAGTCAGGAAGATTGTCTGAGGGCTTCACGGCAGTCGCTCATACGCCTTAGGAGAATGCAGGACGAGATTTGGATGGATGCTAATTTCCTTGATGAGTATCCATACTTCCTCACTTG GACCTTACTGTTCTATCCACTACATCctttttttgtccttttttgCAATGTGGTGTGCTCGGCGAATCTTGATGATTATACATTGATGGCCGCGGTCACCAAAGGGATATCGCGCTTTGGGGAAAAACATCCCTCCATTGCTCAAGTCCATAAGTTATTCTCAGCTTTCCTCCGCCTAGTTGGCCCTCTGATCCATAACCGCCCTAGACCCGCGCTTTCTCAACCCTCTTTGGAGATATCCAGCATGATGGCgcaacatcctccagcaaCAATGCACAATTCCTTTGGCTCAAACTTCGCTCAAGAAAGTGGAGCCAATTTACAAGACCGAAGTATCGTCGGCCAAGACGCACAAGTCAATCTGGACAATGAGCTCATGTGGGACCTTCTAGATTCTCAACCATGGCTGGGTTGGATTAGATCAGATGCCTTGACAGATCTCCCGACTTCCAATCTACCATTCTAG
- a CDS encoding ASST-domain-containing protein, whose amino-acid sequence MSSWTWVPKNARRSPLRLITGRHIATVGVAISFLYLFYVFVLPQFLRFRFRTDLSQYDLGLYGFGPSTGYVSFEYESPIIEITESDLGCDPRYTFLAPRGDSVPQAGPMILDAHGNLVWMKYNWETTQDFKVQRYKGEDYLTYWEGREIESRGYGSWYMLDSTYTQRYVINPVGNYGGDLHEFTITDEGTALVTIYDPTPVDLTDVGGPELGWIFDGVFQEIDIETGELLFEWRASKHYPVSSTYEPLGEAGKDRASAFDFFHINSVGKDDQGNYLVSSRHTHSVSCIDPNTGSLLWTLGGKMNDFTDLSGGEATNFAWQHDARWHANSTLTLFDNAAHSYNDPDNESRGMAIQLDIPSRQAWLLAAYYHPQQMKSVSQGNVQMLDDTGRVLVGWGHSAAYTEFSADGELLCNVHFGASAFFSFGRVVSYRSFKGDWVGHPQTTPDAEVDDGKVYVSWNGATEVTSWRLEVWTSDDLTESSFGVVAQFEKTEFETEIDIPEDLGPLFRLAALDSEGNVLGVTEVLQKEQRSSSDKFLDLHNWVLGLAMVVSVGGLLAGLYRCCCCCCCCKLFKLYRLRSNDYQLVAMNENGEHSPV is encoded by the exons ATGTCCTCTTGGACTTGGGTTCCGAAGAATGCCCGTCGCTCGCCGCTGAGGCTCATCACCGGTCGCCATATCGCTACGGTCGGCGTGGCCATCAGCTTTCTCTACCTTTTTTACGTCTTTGTGCTGCCGCAATTTCTGCGGTTCCGCTTTCGCACGGACTTGAGCCAATATGACCTAGGTCTGTATGGGTTCGGGCCTTCGACTGGCTACGTTTCCTTTGAATATGAATCGCCGATTATCGAAATCACGGAATCCGATTTAGGGTGTGACCCTCGATACACATTCCTTGCGCCCCGCGGTGATTCGGTACCCCAAGCAGGTCCGATGATTCTCGATGCTCATGGCAACCTCGTTTGGATGAAGTACAACTGGGAGACCACACAGGATTTCAAAGTCCAGCGATATAAGGGTGAAGACTACTTAACCTACTGGGAAGGTCGCGAGATCGAGAGTCGCGGCTATGGATCGTGGTATATG CTTGATTCCACTTATACCCAACGATACGTGATTAACCCTGTCGGCAACTACGGTGGTGATCTGCATGAATTCACAATAACGGACGAGGGAACAGCACTGGTGACTATCTACGACCCAACGCCAGTGGACCTAACAGATGTCGGAGGTCCGGAACTAGGCTGGATATTTGACGGCGTGTTCCAGGAGATCGACATCGAGACCGGTGAACTGCTGTTCGAGTGGCGTGCTTCAAAACACTATCCTGTAAGCAGCACGTATGAGCCTCTGGGCGAAGCTGGAAAAGATCGCGCATCGGCTTTTGACTTCTTCCACATCAACAGCGTCGGGAAAGATGACCAGGGAAATTACCTTGTTTCATCCCGACACACACATTCGGTCAGCTGCATTGATCCAAATACCGGATCTTTACTATGGACACTAGGGGGCAAAATGAATGATTTCACGGATCTCTCGGGTGGTGAAGCAACGAATTTCGCCTGGCAGCATGATGCGCGGTGGCACGCGAACAGCACCTTAACGCTTTTCGACAACGCGGCCCACTCCTACAATGATCCGGACAATGAGAGTCGCGGGATGGCTATTCAGCTGGATATCCCCTCCCGTCAGGCCTGGTTGCTGGCTGCTTACTATCATCCCCAACAGATGAAGTCCGTATCACAAGGCAATGTGCAGATGCTGGATGACACCGGCCGTGTTCTAGTTGGCTGGGGCCACAGTGCCGCCTATACCGAATTCAGCGCCGACGGAGAGTTGCTGTGCAATGTCCATTTTGGCgcttcggccttcttcagctttgGGCGCGTTGTCTCCTACCGCTCCTTCAAGGGTGACTGGGTGGGACATCCTCAGACGACTCCTGATGCTGAGGTGGACGATGGAAAAGTGTACGTGAGCTGGAACGGTGCAACAGAAGTTACATCATGGAGATTAGAGGTGTGGACATCCGACGATTTGACCGAGTCCTCGTTTGGGGTAGTGGCACAATTCGAAAAGACTGAGTTTGAGACAGAAATCGACATTCCGGAGGACCTTGGTCCTTTATTCCGGCTCGCAGCTCTAGACTCCGAAGGGAATGTCCTTGGTGTCACCGAGGTGCTCCAGAAAGAGCAAAGGTCGAGTTCCGACAAGTTTCTCGATCTGCACAATTGGGTCCTGGGCCTCGCGATGGTCGTAAGTGTCGGTGGGTTGCTTGCTGGTCTGTAtcgctgttgctgctgttgctgctgttgcaaACTCTTCAAGCTATATCGGTTGCGCTCTAACGATTACCAATTGGTTGCCATGAATGAGAATGGGGAACATTCGCCGGTTTGA
- a CDS encoding putative glutathione S-transferase Ure2-like protein: protein MTSPLQPLKLYGDRPTVNPVKVLILLNELSLPYTISPIPFTEVKSTPYLSLNPNGRLPTLHDPNTNLTIWESGAIIEYLVDRYDTSRRISFEPGTHDFYLAKQWLHFQMSGQGPYYGQLAWFKKFHHEQVPSAVERYVKEVNRVTGVLEGWLEKQAGVYGEGEGNGPWLVGGKLSYVDLAFVPWQRVPGMFVGVEDFDIEKYPFVKGWLGRMLAREGVRVGIEGEKE, encoded by the coding sequence ATGACCAGCCCCCTCCAACCTCTCAAACTCTACGGCGACCGCCCAACCGTCAATCCGGTAAAagtcctcatcctcctgaACGAGCTCTCCCTCCCCTACACAATCTCGCCAATCCCCTTCACCGAAGTCAAATCAACCCCCTACCTATCCCTAAACCCAAACGGCCGACTCCCAACCCTCCACGACCCAAACACAAACCTCACGATCTGGGAATCCGGCGCAATAATCGAGTACCTCGTTGACCGCTACGACACCTCCCGTCGCATAAGCTTCGAGCCCGGAACCCACGACTTCTACCTCGCGAAGCAGTGGTTGCATTTTCAGATGTCCGGGCAGGGGCCGTACTATGGGCAGTTGGCGTGGTTTAAGAAGTTTCATCATGAGCAGGTTCCTAGTGCTGTTGAGAGGTATGTTAAGGAGGTGAATCGGGTGACTGGGGTTTTGGAGGGGTGGTTGGAGAAGCAGGCGGGGGTTTATGGGGAGGGTGAGGGGAATGGGCCGTGGCTTGTTGGGGGGAAGTTGTCGTATGTGGATTTGGCATTTGTGCCGTGGCAGAGGGTGCCCGGAATGTTTGTTGGTGTGGAggattttgatattgagaagtATCCGTTTGTGAAGGGGTGGTTGGGAAGGATGCTGGCGAGGGAGGGGGTTAGGGTTGGCATTgagggggagaaggaatga
- a CDS encoding heterokaryon incompatibility protein-domain-containing protein, with translation MLRTTLKERKAETHIPHHINDNIMKDCPVCHNFQPELEENIERDSDGRVWSVRDRREVPTNAAGAHGFVFDVNIDEAREQASKGCKGCALLHQGFFYCLVSKPKPLIVEEIRPITVKSAPGQAIDCCLNILVEPIKMWQFQILAADDTRNPWKNMAKTKSSPRYVLTDEHRDWYLSWVQDCFENHPKCQRPSTMPTRLVDLGDDDKGIICLREDIKQISRYIALSHSWKFSQARNCMTLKDNYESRKQLLPQQGLSQAFHDAIKVARWLGVRYLWIDTFCIIQDDPDDWAQQASHMGDIFEGAYITIAVHCYQSSPPTDGCFLERKVIHEVALPDDNGDRFPVFIRCAEAGLHNVNEDPSLMRRGWCVQERLLSPRILHFRPWEVSFECFTHRRCECEKMSLDIRDDIYISMCEKELANFRHISGPRQELDEDGFWYAWQDIVWVYSAADVTVPTDRLAALSSMVQRMPRQIFGDYLAGLWSKKLIEQLAWTTRPEFKYFRYQQYIAPSFSWASIHGGPVEVNFQLWPSNPLKQKACILDAGTVPAAHDPMGPVRQGFIHMRLRVCEADVISLQRNTTEIDLRYNCKNGRPDSCRASVDTEDDMKDLEGQRVSLGEILNGSEFAEFLVMRKVADREGVFERVGTGTLYWTTKTDYGLGIPRTPNRDPFCQVPEQEIRLV, from the exons ATGCTACGAACAACACTTAAAGAGAGGAAGGCAGAAACCCATATCCCCCACCATATCAACGATAACATCATGAAAGACTGTCCGGTTTGCCATAACTTTCAACCAGAACTTGAGGAAAACATTGAACGCGACTCAGACGGTCGAGTATGGAGTGTGAGAGATCGTAGGGAGGTCCCGACCAATGCGGCGGGTGCTCATGGCTTTGTATTTGACGTGAATATCGACGAGGCTCGCGAGCAAGCATCCAAAGGCTGTAAGGGATGTGCACTGCTACATCAAGGATTTTTTTATTGTCTGGTGTCGAAACCTAAACCGTTGATTGTTGAAGAAATAAGGCCTATTACAGTAAAATCTGCTCCGGGACAGGCGATAGATTGTTGCTTAAATATACTAGTCGAACCCATCAAGATGTGGCAGTTCCAGATACTCGCGGCTGATG ACACTCGAAACCCCTGGAAAAACATGGCGAAAACAAAGTCATCTCCGAGATATGTTCTCACCGATGAGCATCGAGACTGGTATCTCTCCTGGGTGCAGGACTGCTTTGAGAACCACCCTAAATGTCAGAGACCGTCTACTATGCCCACACGACTGGTTGATCTTGGAGACGATGATAAAGGGATTATCTGTCTCCGGGAGGATATAAAACAGATTAGTCGATACATTGCCCTGAGCCACAGCTGGAAGTTCTCACAAGCAAGAAACTGCATGACCCTCAAAGATAATTATGAGTCTCGAAAGCAGTTACTTCCGCAGCAGGGGCTTTCTCAGGCCTTTCATGATGCAATCAAGGTTGCCCGATGGCTCGGGGTGCGGTACTTGTGGATCGATACCTTCTGTATCATCCAAGATGATCCTGATGATTGGGCACAGCAAGCATCCCATATGGGTGATATATTTGAAGGGGCATATATCACCATTGCTGTGCACTGCTACCAGAGTAGCCCGCCAACTGATGGTTGCTTTCTCGAGAGAAAGGTGATCCACGAAGTGGCTCTGCCTGATGACAATGGAGACCGTTTCCCGGTGTTTATCAGGTGCGCTGAAGCCGGTCTTCATAATGTGAATGAAGACCCATCTTTGATGCGCAGGGGATGGTGTGTGCAAGAGCGCCTTCTCTCGCCCCGCATCCTCCATTTTCGGCCATGGGAGGTTAGCTTTGAATGCTTTACACACAGGCGCTGTGAGTGTGAAAAAATGTCTTTAGACATTCGTGACGACATATACATAAGCATGTGCGAGAAGGAGCTGGCCAATTTTCGCCATATTTCAGGGCCTAGGCAGGAGTTGGACGAGGACGGATTTTGGTATGCGTGGCAAGATATTGTCTGGGTATACAGTGCAGCCGATGTAACAGTCCCGACAGACCGACTGGCGGCGCTGTCCAGCATGGTTCAACGAATGCCGCGGCAGATATTTGGTGATTACCTGGCGGGCTTATGGTCCAAAAAGTTAATTGAGCAGCTGGCCTGGACGACGCGTCCAGAATTCAAATACTTTCGGTATCAACAATACATCGCTCCGAGCTTTTCATGGGCATCCATCCATGGTGGTCCCGTCGAGGTTAACTTTCAGCTTTGGCCTTCGAATCCGCTTAAGCAAAAAGCCTGTATTCTTGATGCAGGAACTGTGCCTGCAGCACACGATCCTATGGGACCAGTCCGACAAGGTTTCATTCACATGCGACTGCGTGTTTGTGAAGCCGATGTCATATCCCTTCAACGTAATACAACCGAAATAGACCTGAGATACAATTGCAAAAATGGCCGGCCGGATAGCTGCCGTGCCTCTGTCGATACCGAGGATGACATGAAAGATCTAGAGGGCCAGAGGGTTTCTCTTGGAGAGATTCTCAATGGAAGCGAGTTCGCCGAGTTCTTGGTTATGAGAAAAGTAGCTGATAGAGAAGGAGTCTTTGAACGGGTCGGAACTGGTACCTTATATTGGACGACGAAAACGGACTACGGCCTCGGAATTCCAAGGACCCCCAATCGTGATCCTTTCTGTCAAGTCCCCGAGCAGGAGATAAGATTGGTTTAA
- a CDS encoding nmrA-like family protein — MLILIAGITGFVGIPCARSAFARGHKVRGLARNIDNLPADVRDRLEGFETMSDPHDIAAMDRATKGVDAIICSFAAVPEMFMESQMMLIRAAERAGVKTFNFHGPSTFPTRYTTAEDIGNYVLEAITAPEAANGGFVHVQSFEASPEDIVKAYNAARGGRVTAKLNCLGSLKDAEDKLNEGRAKYGKSEWYNYLRYSYQYHIPARSWDYEPVDVARFPNVKQTSLEEFFRRNPDV, encoded by the exons ATGCTTATTTTGATCGCTGGTATCACCGGCTTTGTCGGTATTCCGTGTGCTAGGTCCGCATTTGCGCGTGGCCACAAGGTTCGAGGCCTAGCTCGCAACATCGACAATCTGCCGGCAGATGTTCGGGACCGGCTTGAAGGTTTTGAGACGATGTCAGACCCCCATGACATTGCGGCAATGGATCGGGCCACAAAAGGTGTTGACGCCATTATCTGTTCATTTGCTGCCGTCCCAGAAATGTTCATGGAATCACAAATGATGCTTATTAGGGCAGCAGAGCGTGCGGGAGTAAAG ACCTTCAATTTCCACGGGCCTTCGACATTTCCCACTCGTTATACTACCGCGGAAGACATCGGAAATTACGTGCTTGAGGCTATTACTGCCCCAGAAGCGGCTAATGGTGGCTTTGTCCATGTTCAGAGCTTTGAAGCCTCCccggaagacattgtcaaaGCATACAATGCTGCGAGAGGAGGCCGCGTCACTGCCAAGCTTAATTGCTTAGGATCACTGAAGGATGCAGAAGATAAGCTGAACGAGGGAAGAGCTAAATATGGGAAAAGCGAATGGTATAACTATCTTCGGTATAGCTACCAATATCATATCCCGGCCCGATCTTGGGATTACGAGCCAGTGGATGTTGCGCGCTTCCCGAACGTCAAGCAGACTAGTTTGGAAGAGTTCTTCCGCCGCAATCCGGACGTATAA